The genome window CAGCACCAGGACTCTTTCCTTCATCTCACAGCTCAAATGACTCGCCCGGTGAAAGTGCAATCACTTCGGCGTTTTTCACGTATTTTCTGAAATCTTCCACTTTACCGGTGAGAAGCGGGAATGTGCCGTAATGAATCGGAATCA of Candidatus Wallbacteria bacterium contains these proteins:
- a CDS encoding metal-dependent hydrolase, with protein sequence IPIHYGTFPLLTGKVEDFRKYVKNAEVIALSPGESFEL